A section of the Citrobacter farmeri genome encodes:
- the ybeD gene encoding DUF493 family protein YbeD, whose product MKTKLNELLEFPTPFTYKVMGQALPELVEQVVEVVQRHAPGDYSPTVKPSSKGNYHSVSITINATHIEQVETLYEELGNIEIVRMVL is encoded by the coding sequence ATGAAAACCAAACTTAACGAACTGCTTGAATTCCCTACTCCTTTTACTTACAAAGTTATGGGGCAGGCGTTACCTGAGCTGGTTGAACAGGTGGTTGAAGTGGTACAGCGCCATGCGCCAGGTGATTACTCCCCGACGGTAAAACCCAGCAGCAAAGGCAATTACCACTCGGTTTCGATTACCATCAACGCGACCCATATTGAGCAGGTTGAAACACTGTACGAAGAGCTCGGTAACATCGAAATCGTCCGTATGGTTCTGTAA
- the lipB gene encoding lipoyl(octanoyl) transferase LipB, with amino-acid sequence MSQDKILVRQLGLQPYEPVSQAMHDFTNTRDEHTADEIWLVEHYPVFTQGQAGKAEHVLMPGDIPVIQSDRGGQVTYHGPGQQVMYVLLNLKRRKLGVRELVTLLEQTVVNTLAELDIDAHPRADAPGVYVGEKKICSLGLRIRRGCSFHGLALNVNMDLSPFLRINPCGYAGMEMAKISQWDNEATTDNIRPRLLANILALLNNPHYEYITA; translated from the coding sequence TTGTCTCAGGATAAAATACTGGTCCGCCAGCTCGGTCTTCAACCCTACGAACCCGTCTCCCAGGCCATGCACGACTTTACCAACACCCGCGATGAGCACACTGCCGATGAAATCTGGCTGGTCGAGCACTACCCTGTTTTCACTCAGGGTCAGGCTGGGAAAGCGGAACATGTTTTAATGCCCGGAGATATCCCGGTCATTCAAAGCGATCGCGGCGGCCAGGTGACTTACCATGGACCGGGCCAGCAGGTCATGTATGTTTTGTTGAACCTGAAACGGCGTAAGCTGGGCGTGCGGGAACTGGTCACACTGTTGGAACAAACCGTTGTGAATACCCTGGCTGAACTGGATATTGACGCCCATCCGCGTGCGGATGCCCCTGGCGTTTATGTCGGCGAAAAGAAAATATGCTCCCTCGGTTTGCGTATTCGTCGCGGTTGCTCATTCCATGGACTGGCATTAAACGTTAATATGGATCTTTCACCTTTCTTGCGAATTAATCCCTGTGGTTATGCAGGTATGGAAATGGCTAAAATATCTCAATGGGATAACGAGGCCACAACGGATAATATCCGACCACGATTATTAGCCAATATTTTAGCCCTGCTAAATAATCCCCATTACGAATATATCACTGCTTAA
- a CDS encoding YbeF family transcriptional regulator, giving the protein MSENSKPKEHFYEHRPEDKQQVFRTLRNIDLNLLTIFEAVYVHKGIVNAAKILNLTPSAISQSIQKLRTIFPDPLFIRKGQGVTPTTYATHLHEYISQGLESILGALDLTGSYDKQRTITIGTTPSIGALVMPTIYHAIKTRHPQLHLRNIPVHDAETQLSQFQSDLIIDNHIYSNRAVENHVLFSDKIELVCRQNHPFLTSFLTPEALNGAEHTLLMIEGQSFTLLRQRIQELFPDRQISFSSYNIFTLASLIAHSDLVGIMPSRFFTLFNHCWPLQRIPHPSLNHEKIDFSLHYNKLSLRDPVLENVITAIRDAF; this is encoded by the coding sequence GTGAGTGAGAATAGTAAGCCAAAAGAACATTTCTACGAACATCGCCCCGAAGATAAGCAGCAAGTATTCAGAACGCTAAGAAATATCGACCTGAACCTATTGACTATTTTCGAAGCCGTTTATGTTCATAAGGGCATCGTCAATGCCGCGAAAATTCTCAATCTGACTCCCTCAGCGATCAGCCAGTCCATTCAAAAATTACGCACAATATTTCCCGACCCGCTGTTTATACGAAAAGGTCAGGGTGTCACACCCACCACCTATGCCACCCATCTGCACGAGTATATTAGCCAGGGGCTGGAGTCGATTCTCGGCGCGTTGGACCTCACCGGCAGCTACGATAAGCAACGAACGATTACTATCGGGACCACACCATCTATCGGCGCACTGGTGATGCCGACCATTTATCACGCTATCAAAACACGCCATCCACAGTTGCACCTGCGTAACATCCCCGTTCATGACGCCGAGACGCAACTCAGCCAGTTTCAGAGCGATTTGATTATTGATAACCACATCTACAGCAACCGCGCAGTAGAGAATCATGTTCTGTTTTCTGACAAAATCGAACTGGTCTGTCGTCAGAATCATCCTTTCCTGACGTCCTTCCTGACCCCTGAGGCTCTCAACGGCGCAGAACACACTCTGTTGATGATCGAAGGGCAAAGTTTCACACTCCTGCGCCAGCGTATCCAGGAGCTGTTTCCCGACCGGCAAATCAGCTTTAGCAGTTACAACATTTTCACGCTGGCGTCGCTCATTGCACACAGCGACCTGGTGGGTATTATGCCCTCTCGCTTTTTCACGCTGTTCAACCACTGCTGGCCGCTTCAGCGGATCCCTCACCCTTCCCTGAATCATGAAAAAATCGACTTTTCACTGCATTACAATAAGCTGAGTTTACGCGATCCCGTGCTGGAGAACGTCATCACGGCGATCCGCGACGCCTTCTGA
- the lipA gene encoding lipoyl synthase — MSKPIVMERGVKYRDADKMALIPVKNVATEREALLRKPEWMKIKLPADSTRIQGIKAAMRKNGLHSVCEEASCPNLAECFNHGTATFMILGAICTRRCPFCDVAHGRPVAPDANEPVKLAQTIADMALRYVVITSVDRDDLRDGGAQHFADCITAIREKSPTIKIETLVPDFRGRMDRALEILTATPPDVFNHNLENVPRIYRQVRPGADYNWSLKLLERFKEAHPEIPTKSGLMVGLGETNAEIIEVMRDLRRHGVTMLTLGQYLQPSRHHLPVQRYVSPDEFEEMKAEAMAMGFTHAACGPFVRSSYHADLQAKGMEVK, encoded by the coding sequence ATGAGTAAACCCATTGTGATGGAACGCGGTGTTAAATACCGCGATGCCGATAAGATGGCCCTTATCCCGGTTAAAAATGTGGCTACAGAGCGCGAAGCCCTGCTGCGCAAGCCGGAATGGATGAAAATTAAGCTTCCAGCGGACTCCACTCGTATCCAGGGCATCAAAGCGGCAATGCGTAAGAATGGCCTGCATTCTGTTTGTGAAGAAGCCTCTTGCCCAAACCTGGCGGAGTGTTTCAACCACGGTACTGCCACATTTATGATCCTCGGCGCCATTTGTACCCGTCGTTGCCCGTTCTGCGATGTGGCCCATGGCCGCCCCGTGGCACCGGACGCAAACGAACCGGTTAAGCTGGCACAAACGATTGCCGATATGGCCCTGCGCTATGTGGTGATCACCTCAGTTGACCGCGATGATCTACGTGACGGTGGCGCTCAGCACTTTGCCGATTGTATTACCGCTATTCGTGAGAAAAGCCCAACGATTAAGATTGAAACGCTGGTACCTGACTTCCGTGGTCGTATGGATCGCGCCCTGGAGATTCTGACCGCCACTCCGCCGGACGTTTTCAACCATAACCTTGAGAACGTACCACGCATTTATCGCCAGGTTCGCCCGGGCGCAGACTACAACTGGTCACTCAAATTACTGGAACGCTTTAAAGAAGCGCATCCGGAGATCCCGACCAAATCCGGTCTGATGGTCGGTCTTGGCGAGACGAATGCGGAAATCATCGAAGTCATGCGTGATTTACGTCGCCACGGTGTGACCATGTTGACGCTGGGCCAGTATCTGCAGCCGAGTCGTCACCACCTGCCGGTTCAACGCTATGTCAGCCCGGACGAATTCGAAGAGATGAAAGCGGAAGCGATGGCGATGGGCTTCACCCATGCTGCCTGCGGGCCGTTCGTCCGTTCGTCTTACCATGCCGACCTGCAGGCGAAAGGAATGGAAGTGAAGTAA
- the tatE gene encoding twin-arginine translocase subunit TatE has product MGEISITKLLVVAALVVLLFGTKKLRTLGGDLGTAIKGFKKAMNDEDAGAKKDADSSIQAEKLSHKE; this is encoded by the coding sequence ATGGGTGAGATTAGTATTACCAAACTGCTGGTGGTGGCTGCACTGGTCGTTCTGCTGTTTGGTACCAAGAAGTTACGTACGCTGGGTGGAGACCTGGGCACGGCGATTAAGGGTTTCAAAAAAGCGATGAATGATGAAGATGCGGGCGCGAAAAAAGACGCGGACAGCAGCATTCAGGCTGAGAAACTCTCTCATAAAGAGTAA
- a CDS encoding deaminated glutathione amidase codes for MLVAAGQFAVSPVWEKNADTCVSLMSQAAENGASLLVLPEALLARDDSDPDLSVKSAQHLEGDFLKRLRQESASNRMTTILTLHVPSRPGRAVNTLVALRGGKVVASYAKLHLYDAFSIQESRNVDAGNAIAPLLDVEGLRVGLMTCYDLRFPELSMALALQGAEVLVLPAAWVKGALKEHHWSTLLAARALDTTCYMIAAGECGNKNIGQSRIIDPFGVTIAAAADVPTLVMAEISAERIRQVRAQLPVLRNRRFVPPQLS; via the coding sequence ATGTTAGTTGCTGCTGGGCAATTTGCCGTCAGTCCTGTGTGGGAAAAGAACGCAGATACCTGTGTCTCGCTCATGTCGCAGGCGGCGGAAAACGGCGCGTCGCTGCTGGTTTTGCCAGAGGCATTGCTGGCGCGAGACGATTCGGATCCCGATTTGTCAGTGAAATCCGCCCAGCATTTAGAGGGGGATTTTCTGAAACGACTGCGCCAGGAAAGCGCCTCGAACAGGATGACCACCATTCTCACTCTTCATGTCCCGTCGCGACCCGGTCGTGCGGTAAACACGCTGGTGGCACTGCGCGGTGGGAAAGTCGTAGCAAGCTACGCCAAGCTACATCTTTATGATGCGTTCTCCATTCAGGAGTCCCGTAATGTTGATGCTGGCAACGCCATCGCGCCACTACTGGACGTTGAGGGGCTCAGAGTCGGTTTGATGACCTGCTACGACCTGCGCTTTCCCGAATTATCGATGGCGCTTGCGTTGCAGGGCGCGGAAGTACTGGTTCTGCCGGCAGCCTGGGTCAAAGGGGCGCTGAAGGAACACCACTGGTCAACACTGCTGGCTGCCCGCGCGCTCGATACCACCTGCTATATGATTGCCGCAGGGGAGTGCGGTAACAAAAACATCGGGCAGAGTCGCATTATCGATCCCTTTGGCGTGACGATCGCGGCTGCGGCAGACGTCCCGACGCTTGTAATGGCGGAGATCTCCGCAGAGCGGATTCGTCAGGTGCGGGCGCAATTACCGGTATTACGTAACCGCAGATTTGTGCCACCGCAATTATCATGA
- the crcB gene encoding fluoride efflux transporter CrcB: MLQLLLAVFIGGGTGSVARWMLSMRFNPMHQAIPMGTLTANLLGAFIIGMGLAWFSRMTNIDPMWKVLITTGFCGGLTTFSTFSAEVVFLLQDGRLGWAMLNVLVNLLGSFAMTALAFWLFSASSAH, translated from the coding sequence GTGTTACAACTTCTTTTAGCGGTTTTTATTGGCGGTGGCACAGGAAGTGTAGCGAGATGGATGCTCAGTATGCGGTTTAACCCTATGCATCAGGCGATTCCGATGGGAACCCTGACCGCAAACTTACTTGGCGCGTTCATCATTGGTATGGGTCTGGCGTGGTTTAGCCGCATGACCAACATCGACCCCATGTGGAAAGTGCTGATCACAACCGGCTTTTGTGGCGGTCTGACAACCTTCTCTACCTTTTCGGCGGAAGTGGTATTTCTGCTTCAGGATGGACGACTGGGCTGGGCGATGCTGAATGTGTTGGTCAACCTGTTGGGATCGTTTGCGATGACGGCGCTGGCGTTCTGGTTGTTTTCCGCTTCCAGTGCGCACTAG
- the cspE gene encoding transcription antiterminator/RNA stability regulator CspE — protein sequence MSKIKGNVKWFNESKGFGFITPEDGSKDVFVHFSAIQTNGFKTLAEGQRVEFEITNGAKGPSAANVTAL from the coding sequence ATGTCTAAGATTAAAGGTAACGTTAAGTGGTTTAATGAGTCCAAAGGATTCGGTTTCATTACTCCGGAAGATGGCAGCAAAGACGTGTTCGTACACTTCTCTGCAATCCAGACCAATGGTTTTAAAACTCTGGCTGAAGGTCAGCGTGTAGAGTTCGAAATCACTAACGGTGCCAAAGGCCCTTCTGCTGCAAACGTAACTGCTCTGTAA
- the pagP gene encoding lipid IV(A) palmitoyltransferase PagP yields MVITVVSTTKKFFFLFSFLFIQLAILPHAAGEEKGWFNTFTDNVAETWQQPEHYDLYIPAITWHARFAYDKEKTDRYNERPWGGGFGQSRWDEKGNWHGLYIMAFKDSWNKWEPIGGYGWEGTWRPLPDDKFHLGLGFTAGVTARDNWNYIPLPVLLPLASIGYGPATFQMTYIPGTYNNGNVYFAWMRFQF; encoded by the coding sequence ATGGTAATAACTGTTGTGAGCACAACTAAAAAATTTTTTTTCCTTTTTTCATTTCTTTTTATTCAGTTAGCGATACTGCCGCATGCAGCGGGAGAAGAAAAAGGGTGGTTTAATACTTTTACAGACAATGTTGCCGAAACCTGGCAGCAGCCTGAACATTATGATTTGTATATTCCTGCCATTACCTGGCATGCGCGTTTTGCCTATGATAAGGAAAAAACCGATCGTTATAACGAGCGTCCGTGGGGCGGCGGTTTTGGTCAGTCGCGCTGGGATGAAAAGGGAAATTGGCACGGCCTGTATATTATGGCTTTTAAAGATTCATGGAACAAATGGGAACCGATTGGCGGTTATGGCTGGGAGGGTACCTGGCGACCGCTGCCGGATGACAAATTTCATCTGGGGTTGGGTTTTACCGCCGGCGTAACGGCACGTGATAACTGGAACTACATTCCGCTCCCTGTCCTGCTGCCGTTGGCCTCTATCGGTTACGGTCCTGCGACGTTTCAGATGACCTATATCCCCGGTACTTATAACAACGGCAACGTCTACTTTGCGTGGATGCGTTTTCAGTTCTGA
- the dcuC gene encoding anaerobic C4-dicarboxylate transporter DcuC: protein MLTFIELLIGVVVIVGVARYIIKGYSATGVLFVGGLVLLIISALMGHKVLPSSETSTGYSATDIVEYVKILLMSRGGDLGMMIMMLCGFAAYMTHIGANDMVVKLASKPLQYINSPYLLMIAAYFVACLMSLAVSSATGLGVLLMATLFPIMVNVGISRGAAAAICASPAAIILSPTSGDVVLAAKAAEMPLIDFAFKTTLPISIAAIVGMAIAHYFWQRYLDKKENATHEMLDVNEITTTAPAFYAILPFTPIIGVLIFDGKWGPQLHIITILVLCMLIAAVLEFIRGFNTQKVYSGLEVAYRGMADAFANVVMLLVAAGVFAQGLSTIGFIQSLISIATSFGSASIILMLVLVILTMLAAMTTGSGNAPFYAFVEMIPKLAQSSGINPAYLSIPMLQASNLGRTISPVSGVVVAVAGMAKISPFEVVKRTSVPVMVGLLIVIIATEVMVPGSSSAVTGG, encoded by the coding sequence ATGTTGACTTTTATCGAACTCCTTATTGGAGTTGTAGTTATTGTGGGTGTAGCGCGCTACATCATTAAAGGGTATTCGGCAACCGGTGTGCTCTTTGTTGGTGGCCTGGTGCTGCTGATTATCAGCGCCCTGATGGGCCATAAAGTGCTGCCCTCCAGCGAAACGTCTACGGGCTATTCCGCAACGGATATCGTTGAGTACGTCAAAATCCTGCTGATGAGCCGTGGTGGCGATCTCGGTATGATGATCATGATGCTCTGCGGTTTTGCCGCCTACATGACCCACATCGGCGCGAACGATATGGTCGTAAAACTGGCTTCAAAGCCTTTGCAGTACATCAATTCACCTTATCTGCTAATGATTGCCGCCTATTTTGTCGCCTGTCTGATGTCCCTGGCCGTATCTTCCGCCACCGGACTCGGCGTGTTATTGATGGCAACGCTTTTCCCGATCATGGTCAACGTGGGAATTAGCCGAGGGGCCGCAGCGGCCATCTGTGCCTCGCCTGCGGCAATTATCCTTTCCCCCACCTCAGGTGATGTGGTGCTGGCCGCAAAAGCGGCTGAAATGCCGTTGATCGATTTTGCCTTTAAAACCACGCTGCCCATCTCCATTGCGGCGATCGTTGGGATGGCGATTGCGCACTATTTCTGGCAGCGCTATCTGGATAAAAAAGAGAATGCGACCCACGAAATGCTCGACGTGAATGAAATCACCACCACGGCACCCGCGTTTTACGCCATTCTGCCGTTTACGCCGATTATCGGGGTGCTGATTTTTGATGGTAAGTGGGGGCCACAACTGCACATCATTACGATTCTGGTGCTCTGCATGCTTATTGCTGCGGTGCTGGAATTCATCCGGGGTTTCAACACTCAGAAGGTGTATTCAGGACTGGAAGTGGCGTATCGCGGCATGGCCGACGCTTTTGCAAACGTGGTAATGCTGTTAGTCGCGGCAGGTGTTTTCGCGCAGGGTCTGAGCACAATTGGCTTCATCCAGAGTCTGATCTCCATCGCCACCTCGTTTGGGTCGGCGAGCATCATCCTTATGCTGGTACTGGTGATTCTGACTATGCTGGCAGCCATGACCACCGGCTCTGGTAACGCGCCGTTCTACGCCTTTGTTGAAATGATTCCTAAGCTTGCGCAATCATCAGGGATCAACCCCGCGTATCTGTCGATTCCAATGCTACAGGCGTCCAACCTGGGCCGTACGATCTCCCCGGTCTCCGGCGTGGTCGTGGCGGTGGCGGGAATGGCAAAAATCTCGCCGTTCGAAGTGGTAAAACGCACATCCGTACCGGTCATGGTTGGGCTGTTGATCGTTATTATCGCGACTGAAGTGATGGTTCCGGGTTCCTCTTCCGCCGTGACGGGAGGCTGA
- the dpiA gene encoding two-component response regulator DpiA, translating into MTEPLTLLIVEDEMLLAEMHAEYIRHIPGFHQIWLAGNLAQARMMIERFKPGLILLDNYLPDGKGISLLHELTASHYPGGVVFTTAASDMETVADAVRSGAFDYLIKPIAYERLGQTLTRYQQRRRMLAENDSASQRQIDEMFNAYARGEPKDELPTGIDALTLNAVKKLFADPQVQHTAETVAQALTISRTTARRYLEYCASRHLIIAEIVHGKVGRPQRIYHG; encoded by the coding sequence ATGACGGAACCATTAACCCTATTAATCGTTGAAGATGAAATGTTGCTTGCTGAGATGCATGCAGAGTACATCCGCCATATTCCTGGTTTTCATCAGATCTGGTTAGCCGGTAATCTGGCGCAGGCAAGAATGATGATTGAACGGTTCAAACCGGGTCTCATTTTGCTGGATAACTACCTTCCGGACGGGAAGGGGATCTCGTTGTTGCATGAGCTGACGGCGTCGCATTATCCCGGCGGGGTGGTCTTTACTACCGCCGCCAGTGATATGGAGACGGTGGCGGATGCTGTGCGCAGCGGAGCGTTTGATTATCTGATCAAACCTATCGCTTATGAGCGCCTGGGGCAGACGCTCACCCGTTACCAACAGCGCAGACGGATGCTGGCAGAAAACGACAGTGCCAGTCAGCGACAAATTGATGAGATGTTTAATGCCTACGCGAGAGGCGAGCCGAAAGATGAGTTGCCCACCGGGATTGATGCCTTAACGCTCAATGCGGTTAAAAAGCTGTTTGCTGACCCGCAGGTACAGCACACCGCTGAAACCGTCGCGCAGGCGCTGACCATCAGCCGTACAACTGCCAGACGGTATCTCGAATACTGCGCCAGTCGGCATTTGATTATTGCGGAAATTGTACACGGCAAAGTGGGGAGACCGCAGCGTATTTACCACGGTTAA
- the dpiB gene encoding sensor histidine kinase DpiB, whose amino-acid sequence MLVQKNKKPFSFFRRLAFPLRIFLLILVFSVFIIAALAQYFSASFEDYLSTHVRDMAMNQAKIIAANDSVIAAVKARDYKRLATIAGKLQSDTDFDYVVIGDNHSIRLYHPNPAKIGYPMQFTKPGALEKGESYFITGTGSIGLAMRAKTPIFDDGGNVIGVVSIGYLVSKIDSWRLDFILPMAGVFVLLLVVLMLLSWFFATHIRRQMMGMEPKQIARVVRQQEALFSSVYEGLIAVDPDGYITAINRSARKMLGLRSPGRQWLGKPIHEVVNPSDFFTEQIADRRVDAMVNFNGLSVIANREAIRSGDELLGAIISFRSKDEIATLNAQLTQIKQYVESLRTLRHEHLNWMSTLNGLLQMKEYDRVREMVQGESQAQQQLIDSLREAFADRQVAGLLFGKVQRARELGLKMTIVPGSQLHQLPEGLDSTEFAAIVGNLLDNAFEASLRTEQGNKVVELYLSDEGDDVVIEVADQGCGVPEALREKIFEQGVSTRSDEPGEHGIGLYLIASYVGRCGGMITLEDNDPCGTLFSLFIPKVKKNNDGTINPINR is encoded by the coding sequence ATGTTGGTCCAAAAAAATAAAAAGCCGTTTTCTTTTTTTCGCCGACTGGCATTTCCGTTACGCATTTTTCTGCTTATTCTCGTTTTCTCGGTGTTCATTATTGCCGCATTGGCACAGTATTTTTCCGCCAGTTTTGAGGATTATTTGAGTACGCATGTCCGTGACATGGCGATGAATCAGGCGAAGATTATTGCCGCCAACGACAGCGTCATTGCGGCAGTGAAGGCTCGTGATTACAAACGGCTGGCAACCATTGCCGGTAAACTGCAGAGCGATACCGATTTTGATTATGTGGTGATCGGCGATAACCACTCTATCCGGCTCTATCACCCTAATCCGGCGAAAATCGGCTACCCGATGCAGTTCACTAAGCCGGGGGCGCTGGAGAAAGGGGAGAGTTATTTCATTACCGGAACGGGGTCAATTGGTCTGGCAATGCGGGCAAAAACGCCCATCTTTGATGACGGCGGAAACGTGATTGGGGTAGTTTCCATTGGTTATCTGGTCAGCAAAATTGACAGCTGGCGACTGGATTTCATTCTGCCGATGGCCGGCGTGTTTGTTCTGCTGCTGGTGGTACTGATGCTGCTTTCCTGGTTTTTTGCCACCCATATTCGTCGCCAGATGATGGGGATGGAACCGAAGCAAATTGCCCGGGTGGTTCGTCAGCAGGAAGCGTTGTTCAGCTCTGTTTATGAAGGGCTGATAGCCGTTGATCCGGACGGCTATATTACGGCTATTAACCGCAGTGCGAGAAAAATGCTCGGCCTGCGTTCTCCAGGTCGGCAATGGTTGGGCAAACCGATTCATGAGGTGGTGAATCCGTCGGATTTCTTTACCGAGCAGATTGCCGACAGGCGTGTGGACGCGATGGTGAACTTCAATGGACTGAGTGTTATCGCCAACCGGGAGGCAATCCGTTCAGGCGATGAACTGTTGGGGGCGATCATCAGTTTTCGTAGCAAAGACGAAATCGCCACGCTGAACGCGCAGCTGACGCAGATTAAGCAATATGTAGAGAGTCTGAGAACGCTACGACATGAGCATCTAAACTGGATGTCAACGCTCAACGGCCTGCTGCAAATGAAAGAATACGATCGGGTCAGGGAGATGGTGCAGGGAGAATCGCAGGCGCAGCAACAGCTGATCGACAGTTTGCGCGAGGCGTTTGCCGATCGCCAGGTAGCGGGCCTGCTATTTGGCAAAGTTCAACGTGCGCGCGAACTGGGTCTCAAAATGACCATCGTTCCCGGAAGTCAACTTCACCAACTGCCGGAAGGGCTGGACAGTACCGAGTTTGCGGCGATTGTCGGGAATCTTCTCGACAACGCGTTTGAAGCCAGTTTACGGACCGAGCAAGGGAATAAGGTCGTGGAACTGTACCTGAGCGATGAAGGCGATGATGTGGTGATCGAAGTTGCCGACCAGGGATGCGGTGTCCCTGAAGCATTGCGCGAAAAAATATTTGAACAAGGTGTAAGCACCCGTTCCGATGAGCCGGGTGAGCACGGCATTGGACTGTACCTGATTGCAAGTTATGTGGGGCGCTGTGGTGGAATGATTACTCTGGAAGATAATGATCCCTGCGGCACCTTATTCTCTCTTTTTATTCCGAAAGTGAAAAAGAACAATGACGGAACCATTAACCCTATTAATCGTTGA
- the citC gene encoding [citrate (pro-3S)-lyase] ligase, with protein MFGNNVFTRVKRSENIKMAAITQFLKENDLSVDTTVEVFITVTRDDKLIACGGIAGNIIKCVAISEAVRGEGLALTLATELINLAYERHCTHLFIYTKTEYETLFRQCGFSTLTSVPGIMVLMENSTTRLKRYAESLSKLHHDGKKIGCIVMNANPFTNGHRYLIQQAAAQCDWLHLFLVKEDTSRFPYEDRLDLVLKGTSDIAHLTVHRGSEYIISRATFPCYFIKEQSVINHCYTEIDLKIFRQYLAPALGITHRFVGTEPFCGVTAQYNHDMRFWLETPTLPAPPIELVEIERLCFQETPISASLVRKLLVKKDLTAIASLVPSATLQYLQNMPERAPAHATVRQKTPALVTGEK; from the coding sequence ATGTTTGGTAATAATGTGTTCACGCGCGTCAAACGCTCAGAAAATATAAAGATGGCGGCGATCACGCAATTCCTGAAAGAGAATGACTTGAGCGTCGATACCACCGTTGAAGTTTTTATTACCGTTACCCGTGACGACAAACTCATCGCCTGCGGCGGTATCGCCGGAAATATCATTAAGTGCGTAGCCATTAGCGAAGCGGTACGCGGTGAAGGGTTAGCACTCACGCTGGCGACGGAACTGATCAATCTCGCCTACGAAAGACACTGCACGCATCTCTTCATTTATACCAAAACAGAGTATGAAACGTTGTTCAGGCAGTGCGGATTTTCAACGCTGACCAGCGTTCCAGGCATCATGGTGCTGATGGAAAACAGCACTACGCGTCTGAAACGCTACGCGGAGTCGTTGAGCAAACTGCATCATGACGGCAAGAAAATCGGCTGCATCGTGATGAATGCCAATCCATTCACTAATGGCCACCGCTATTTGATCCAACAGGCGGCGGCGCAGTGTGACTGGCTTCATTTGTTTCTGGTGAAAGAAGATACCTCTCGTTTCCCGTATGAGGACCGGCTCGATCTGGTGCTTAAAGGCACGTCGGATATTGCGCACCTCACCGTCCATCGTGGTTCGGAATACATCATTTCGCGTGCCACGTTCCCGTGCTATTTCATCAAAGAGCAGAGCGTCATCAACCACTGCTACACCGAAATCGATTTAAAAATTTTCCGTCAGTATCTGGCCCCCGCGTTGGGGATCACCCATCGCTTTGTTGGCACGGAACCGTTTTGCGGCGTAACCGCCCAGTATAACCACGATATGCGTTTCTGGCTGGAAACGCCGACCCTCCCCGCCCCGCCCATTGAACTGGTGGAAATAGAACGATTGTGTTTCCAGGAGACGCCGATCTCCGCCTCTCTGGTGCGCAAACTGCTCGTGAAAAAAGATCTCACGGCTATCGCGTCGCTGGTGCCTTCAGCCACTTTGCAGTACCTGCAAAACATGCCTGAACGTGCGCCCGCTCACGCGACAGTCCGCCAAAAGACCCCCGCATTAGTAACAGGTGAAAAATGA
- the citD gene encoding citrate lyase acyl carrier protein: protein MKINQAAVAGTLESGDVMIRIAPLDTQDIDLQINSSVEKQFGEAIRATILDVLAQYNVRGVQLNVDDKGALDCILRARLEALLARASGIPALPWEDRQ, encoded by the coding sequence ATGAAAATAAACCAGGCTGCCGTCGCAGGCACACTTGAGTCCGGTGATGTGATGATACGCATCGCCCCTCTCGATACGCAGGATATTGACCTGCAGATCAACAGCAGCGTTGAGAAACAGTTTGGCGAGGCCATTCGCGCCACCATTCTGGATGTTCTGGCGCAGTATAACGTGCGCGGCGTGCAATTGAATGTCGATGATAAAGGCGCGCTGGACTGCATTTTACGTGCACGACTGGAAGCATTACTGGCTCGCGCCAGCGGTATCCCGGCCCTGCCCTGGGAGGATCGCCAATGA